The Desulfovulcanus ferrireducens genome includes a window with the following:
- a CDS encoding sulfite exporter TauE/SafE family protein, whose product MKQIINKKILFIFLLTIVLGWGAFLSLNAADTALVGDNLGLSGKLGELIAKTPKCIGEAANGCINPDAPRGYLGIPGAPSPNLILGFLWAIWVGWIFSTVGAFGGIMAGVGHITIFGLANYAKSFKKTNVALNKFLTDTIRVSNMFLVGLSGGVSSWNYWKMKRIVAPLAIAMAIGAVGGAVGIAELTAGKISLKSYIGYFGLAVFAVAGFMWYGTTAKARSKNKAAKEAAKRFEESAKKEGAKSEGVKLIKFTLNECIFSFLGVEFKFSPILAALGGFCIAIIAVFLGIGGGFLLVPFMTDIVRLPMFIVAGTSAFIVLIKMIVGIFTYIVLKGATVYWPLIGAELIGIFIGSMIGPRTQKYIPDIWLKRLFVVLAIYVGLRYTSKGFLGYSIVPPY is encoded by the coding sequence ATGAAACAAATTATCAATAAGAAGATTCTCTTTATTTTTTTACTAACCATTGTGCTGGGCTGGGGAGCTTTCCTCAGCCTGAACGCGGCTGACACCGCTTTAGTAGGCGATAATCTGGGTTTGAGCGGCAAGTTAGGTGAGCTCATCGCAAAAACCCCAAAATGCATAGGTGAGGCTGCCAATGGCTGTATCAACCCCGACGCCCCAAGAGGATACCTGGGCATTCCCGGCGCACCCAGTCCCAACCTTATTTTAGGTTTTCTGTGGGCCATCTGGGTAGGCTGGATTTTTTCAACAGTAGGCGCTTTTGGTGGCATCATGGCCGGAGTTGGGCATATTACCATTTTTGGACTGGCCAATTATGCCAAGAGCTTCAAAAAAACTAACGTTGCTCTGAATAAATTTTTAACCGATACCATCCGCGTATCCAATATGTTCCTGGTGGGACTGAGCGGCGGCGTTTCCAGTTGGAACTACTGGAAGATGAAACGAATTGTTGCCCCGCTGGCCATTGCCATGGCCATAGGCGCGGTTGGCGGTGCAGTTGGAATTGCGGAACTGACAGCAGGTAAAATCAGCCTAAAATCTTACATTGGTTACTTTGGTCTGGCTGTTTTCGCCGTAGCTGGTTTTATGTGGTATGGTACCACTGCCAAGGCCCGTTCCAAAAATAAAGCTGCCAAAGAAGCTGCCAAACGCTTTGAAGAATCTGCCAAGAAAGAAGGGGCTAAATCAGAAGGCGTAAAACTGATCAAGTTTACTCTAAATGAATGTATCTTCTCCTTCTTAGGCGTGGAGTTCAAGTTTAGCCCCATCCTGGCAGCCTTAGGTGGTTTTTGTATAGCCATCATCGCAGTATTCTTGGGTATTGGCGGCGGTTTCCTCCTCGTTCCTTTCATGACCGACATTGTCAGGCTGCCCATGTTCATTGTGGCAGGTACATCTGCTTTCATCGTCCTCATCAAGATGATTGTTGGTATTTTCACCTACATCGTCTTGAAAGGCGCGACTGTTTACTGGCCTTTAATTGGTGCTGAGCTGATAGGTATCTTTATCGGCTCTATGATCGGTCCCAGGACCCAAAAATATATCCCGGATATCTGGCTCAAACGCCTTTTTGTCGTGTTGGCCATCTATGTTGGACTCCGGTACACCTCAAAGGGGTTTTTAGGTTACAGCATTGTGCCCCCTTATTAA
- a CDS encoding NADH-quinone oxidoreductase subunit C: MSADLSQLKETDACSQANCSDERAGHIRSFCLSPNKLIFAAKKLDELGYFLEDVSCVHVKEGFELVYHFDHWDNPGRIVLRTIISEDKKEADSIARIFPGADWHERECYDFFGIRFKGHSNLIPLLLPPEIDNPPLLKKEKEKKDLKQLLPDPENVLTSPQDEEFMEYILQCSKSKSKEE; this comes from the coding sequence ATGAGTGCCGACTTAAGTCAACTAAAAGAGACTGACGCCTGTAGCCAGGCTAATTGCAGTGATGAGCGTGCCGGGCATATCCGAAGTTTTTGTCTTTCCCCAAACAAGCTGATTTTTGCAGCGAAAAAGTTGGATGAGCTTGGTTATTTTCTGGAAGATGTTTCTTGCGTTCACGTGAAGGAAGGCTTTGAACTGGTTTATCATTTTGATCACTGGGATAATCCAGGGAGAATTGTCTTACGGACCATAATTAGTGAAGATAAAAAAGAAGCTGATTCTATTGCTCGTATCTTTCCAGGCGCAGACTGGCATGAAAGAGAGTGTTATGATTTCTTTGGCATCAGGTTTAAAGGACATTCCAATCTTATTCCCCTGCTTTTGCCCCCGGAAATAGATAACCCCCCTCTACTTAAAAAGGAGAAAGAAAAAAAAGATTTAAAACAACTTCTACCTGATCCCGAAAATGTTTTGACTTCTCCCCAGGATGAGGAATTTATGGAATATATTTTACAATGCTCAAAATCTAAAAGCAAAGAAGAATAG
- the nuoK gene encoding NADH-quinone oxidoreductase subunit NuoK yields MTPLLIYQLTAVFLLCIGLFGLVWRRTLVGMLLSIELMLNGAGLSIMAATQLTDTANELGQIGTLLVMGIAAAEATLILAIILVVSKRFGSVELRKLTSLRG; encoded by the coding sequence ATGACTCCATTGCTCATCTATCAACTAACTGCTGTATTCTTACTCTGTATTGGTCTTTTTGGCCTTGTCTGGAGAAGAACTCTAGTGGGCATGCTTTTGTCCATAGAACTCATGCTCAATGGTGCTGGTCTAAGTATTATGGCTGCAACGCAACTCACGGATACAGCCAATGAATTGGGCCAGATTGGTACCCTCTTGGTCATGGGCATTGCGGCTGCTGAAGCCACTTTGATCCTGGCCATTATTTTGGTTGTCTCTAAAAGGTTTGGCAGTGTAGAACTCAGGAAACTAACCAGCTTACGGGGATAA
- a CDS encoding 4Fe-4S dicluster domain-containing protein: MMVKKIKQTFTDLWSLVVGLKVTGKNFFQPQLTVHYPRETVDTLDGYRGHVELVPKKNDPFNPICIACGTCAKICPSNCITLHVKKVTEPAPSAKKEDSASQEPVQNNQKAASPKKPKTKRVLEAFELNYNYCSLCGLCAQSCPLGGLRFSKNVYLAGVSPKEFEIDLLARMRSQSQIAKEEN; the protein is encoded by the coding sequence ATGATGGTCAAAAAAATAAAACAAACTTTTACGGACTTGTGGAGCCTTGTTGTTGGTCTTAAAGTAACCGGGAAAAATTTTTTCCAGCCTCAGCTAACTGTGCATTATCCACGTGAAACCGTTGACACCTTGGATGGCTACCGCGGCCATGTTGAACTTGTGCCCAAAAAAAACGACCCTTTTAATCCTATATGCATAGCTTGTGGGACCTGCGCCAAAATCTGTCCCTCTAACTGTATAACTTTGCACGTAAAGAAGGTTACGGAACCAGCTCCTTCAGCTAAAAAAGAGGATTCTGCTTCACAAGAACCCGTACAGAACAATCAGAAAGCGGCGTCGCCCAAAAAACCTAAAACAAAAAGGGTACTGGAGGCTTTTGAATTAAATTACAATTACTGTAGTCTATGCGGATTATGCGCCCAAAGTTGCCCTCTAGGCGGTCTGCGTTTTTCAAAAAACGTTTATCTTGCTGGCGTCTCACCTAAAGAATTTGAAATTGATCTTCTGGCCAGAATGCGCAGTCAAAGCCAGATAGCCAAGGAGGAAAATTAG
- a CDS encoding NADH-quinone oxidoreductase subunit B has product MAQADQSLIYAQTQVDAPFINIELAQKFVDICRAMSLWPMTFGLACCAIEMMAVGMARFDIARFGAEVFRPSPRQSDLMIVAGTVSKKMAPMVVRLYEQMPAPRYVIAMGNCAISGGPFYFEGQYGIVEGVDKLIPVDVYVPGCPPRPEGLLEGLFKLQEKITGKRWWPKPKGE; this is encoded by the coding sequence ATGGCCCAGGCGGATCAAAGTTTAATCTATGCTCAGACGCAGGTAGACGCCCCCTTTATCAACATTGAGCTGGCCCAAAAGTTCGTGGATATTTGTCGAGCCATGTCTTTATGGCCCATGACCTTTGGTCTGGCCTGTTGCGCCATTGAAATGATGGCTGTGGGCATGGCCAGGTTTGATATTGCACGGTTTGGAGCAGAAGTGTTCAGACCTTCCCCGAGGCAGTCGGATCTGATGATTGTTGCCGGAACGGTGTCAAAAAAAATGGCTCCCATGGTGGTCAGGCTGTATGAACAGATGCCTGCACCCAGGTATGTTATTGCTATGGGCAATTGCGCCATCTCAGGAGGCCCATTTTATTTTGAAGGACAGTACGGCATTGTGGAAGGAGTGGACAAACTTATTCCGGTGGATGTCTATGTGCCAGGATGCCCGCCAAGACCAGAAGGTCTTTTAGAAGGTCTTTTCAAATTGCAGGAAAAGATCACGGGCAAGAGATGGTGGCCAAAGCCTAAAGGAGAATAG
- a CDS encoding Na(+)/H(+) antiporter subunit D has translation MTTTSFIHPSLYFIGLSLILCFWRGSSFKYLLPIPGILAILTVLFMQNGQYLQFDYLGVHLTLGRVDELAIVFAHVFAIQSIIGFIFAMHLKDKAQHIAAAMYVAGAFGATFAGDYLTLFIFWELMAVASTFLVWLNRVQKSIDAGFRYFIFHTLGGLFLLAGLLLRYKMVGNFDFGPIDPHQATIYDYLVLIGFAVNAAIVPLHAWLPDAYPEATITGAVFMSAFTTKTAVYVLARAFGGFEILAYAGTIMAIYGVCYATIENNARRILAYHIVSQVGYMVAGIGIGTTMTINGACAHAYAHILYKGLLFMGAGTLLYAAGTAKLSELGGLIGKLPLVFIGYMIGAVSISGFPLFSGFVSKTMVIAGAAEAHHTWLALGLELAAVGTFLSVGLKLPYFAFFGPKNADVKLKPIPKNMYVAMFLSSFLCFFIGVYPNFLYHLLPFEVEYVPYTPWHILQSLQLLAFTGLGFYILRKKLTPEAKINLDFDYFYRLFGRAFLAFCRRPVEAVDNIWTEVYARIGLRGLMGTAKGAALFDREDIDRAVDGTAISVMRLGKNITRFQTGNIQDYLATAVFIALIIFALVFFV, from the coding sequence ATGACCACAACTAGCTTTATCCATCCCAGTTTATACTTTATTGGCCTAAGCCTTATACTTTGCTTCTGGCGAGGAAGTAGCTTTAAATATCTTTTGCCTATACCAGGCATACTGGCCATATTGACTGTTTTGTTTATGCAAAATGGGCAATATCTCCAATTTGACTACCTGGGTGTTCATTTGACCTTGGGCAGGGTAGATGAACTAGCCATTGTTTTTGCCCATGTCTTTGCTATCCAGTCCATTATCGGCTTTATCTTTGCCATGCATCTCAAGGACAAGGCCCAACACATTGCAGCGGCCATGTATGTGGCAGGTGCATTCGGGGCCACCTTTGCCGGTGACTACCTGACCTTGTTTATATTCTGGGAACTTATGGCTGTGGCCTCCACGTTCCTGGTCTGGTTAAACCGGGTCCAAAAATCCATTGATGCAGGATTTCGCTACTTTATCTTCCACACATTAGGAGGCCTCTTCCTTTTGGCTGGGCTACTCCTAAGATACAAAATGGTCGGCAATTTCGATTTTGGGCCAATTGATCCACATCAGGCCACTATTTACGATTATCTGGTTTTGATTGGTTTTGCTGTTAATGCCGCTATTGTGCCGTTACACGCCTGGCTCCCTGATGCCTACCCGGAAGCAACCATCACGGGCGCAGTGTTTATGAGCGCCTTTACCACCAAGACAGCTGTTTATGTCCTGGCCAGAGCCTTTGGAGGTTTTGAGATTCTTGCTTACGCCGGAACAATCATGGCCATTTATGGCGTCTGCTATGCAACCATTGAAAACAATGCCCGCCGCATCCTGGCCTATCATATAGTCTCCCAGGTGGGCTACATGGTGGCCGGGATTGGTATAGGTACGACCATGACCATAAATGGTGCCTGTGCCCACGCCTATGCCCATATCCTGTACAAAGGCCTTTTATTCATGGGGGCTGGAACACTTCTCTATGCTGCGGGCACGGCCAAATTGAGCGAACTCGGCGGGCTAATTGGCAAGCTCCCCTTGGTCTTTATCGGTTACATGATCGGCGCGGTTTCCATTTCTGGCTTTCCATTGTTCTCCGGGTTTGTGAGCAAAACCATGGTCATTGCCGGCGCAGCTGAAGCCCATCATACGTGGCTGGCTCTAGGACTAGAATTGGCTGCCGTGGGAACATTCCTCTCTGTAGGTCTAAAACTTCCCTATTTCGCCTTCTTTGGTCCCAAAAATGCTGACGTTAAGTTAAAACCTATCCCTAAAAATATGTATGTGGCCATGTTCCTCTCCAGTTTCTTATGCTTCTTTATTGGTGTTTATCCAAATTTCTTATATCATCTGCTCCCATTTGAAGTGGAGTATGTCCCATATACCCCGTGGCACATCTTGCAAAGCTTGCAGCTCTTGGCGTTTACCGGGCTCGGTTTTTATATTTTACGCAAAAAACTTACCCCCGAGGCCAAGATCAACCTGGATTTCGACTATTTTTACCGCTTATTTGGCCGAGCCTTTCTGGCCTTTTGCCGGCGTCCGGTTGAAGCTGTGGATAATATCTGGACAGAAGTTTATGCCCGGATAGGTTTAAGGGGACTTATGGGAACCGCTAAAGGCGCTGCCCTTTTTGACCGCGAAGATATTGACCGTGCTGTTGACGGCACTGCTATTTCCGTAATGCGCCTGGGCAAAAATATCACTCGTTTCCAGACAGGTAACATCCAGGACTACCTGGCTACAGCGGTCTTTATAGCCTTGATAATCTTTGCGCTGGTATTCTTTGTGTAG
- a CDS encoding NADH-quinone oxidoreductase subunit J family protein, with translation MLTLAYVVLIGHLALILCGGFITILAKSLVRALTGLIMTLFGVAGLYFLMAAPFIGLMQILIYVGAVSVLIFFAIMLTQASSTGEEGQKKRRGKVKYAVMASLAPAIFLGLAVIRTAPPGNLTPQETSVKFLGRFLLGPYALPFELISLVLFVAMAGAVLLGFEKRIPQAGLETED, from the coding sequence ATGCTAACCCTGGCCTATGTAGTTTTAATCGGACATTTGGCCCTCATTTTATGTGGAGGTTTTATTACCATACTTGCCAAAAGTTTGGTCCGGGCATTAACAGGACTTATTATGACCTTGTTTGGCGTGGCCGGACTTTATTTTTTAATGGCAGCCCCCTTTATCGGTCTGATGCAAATCCTGATCTATGTAGGTGCGGTAAGTGTACTTATTTTCTTTGCCATTATGCTCACTCAGGCCTCAAGTACAGGTGAAGAAGGACAGAAGAAACGCAGGGGGAAAGTAAAATACGCTGTTATGGCATCATTAGCACCGGCTATTTTTCTGGGGTTGGCAGTAATCCGGACAGCGCCACCAGGTAATCTTACCCCGCAGGAAACCAGTGTAAAATTTTTAGGGCGTTTTTTATTAGGTCCGTATGCTTTACCATTTGAGCTTATCTCCCTGGTCCTTTTTGTAGCCATGGCCGGCGCGGTCCTTCTGGGTTTTGAGAAAAGGATACCCCAAGCAGGGCTGGAGACTGAGGACTAA
- a CDS encoding NADH-quinone oxidoreductase subunit A, whose amino-acid sequence MIVSWIQLAILIFFIAGIIFATVPIFGSLLISPKARSSELFLPYECGMRPHGTAWVRFGINYYFYALLFLAFDVDVLYLFPVAVFYPESVGFIPFFEILIFVFILFAAIIYFWKKGVFTWPRRIKV is encoded by the coding sequence ATGATAGTTTCATGGATACAATTAGCTATTCTTATTTTCTTTATAGCTGGGATTATTTTTGCTACAGTACCAATCTTTGGGTCTTTACTAATCTCGCCCAAAGCAAGATCATCAGAGTTGTTTCTACCCTATGAGTGTGGTATGCGTCCGCATGGAACAGCATGGGTTAGATTTGGTATCAACTATTATTTTTATGCGCTGTTGTTTCTGGCATTCGATGTCGATGTACTGTATCTTTTTCCCGTAGCTGTATTCTATCCAGAAAGTGTCGGTTTTATACCTTTTTTTGAGATACTAATTTTTGTATTTATTCTATTTGCTGCTATTATTTATTTCTGGAAAAAAGGAGTTTTTACATGGCCCAGGCGGATCAAAGTTTAA
- the nuoH gene encoding NADH-quinone oxidoreductase subunit NuoH, translated as MINLPMPLIQILIGLVAILAFVGLNGLVLVYLERKIAGHVQRRPGPFEVGPHGILQPLADAVKLVGKQLITPKGADAVLYWAAPIISFAPAIVCFLPIPFGPTLTNININAGLVLILAFTGLNVLALCLAGWSSQNKWSLLGAARDISQSVAYEIPLLLSILPIMMLSGSLNLYEISTSQGAWPWQWYIVYQPLAFIIFFVCILAETNRAPFDLPEAESELTAGFHTEYSGMGFGLFFLAEYSYMIVACAMASILFLGGFNGPLASGWWWFLLKVYALLIVMMWLRWTYPRVRFDQLLNICWKWLIPLSLVNLLFTALVIKL; from the coding sequence ATGATAAATCTACCCATGCCTTTGATCCAAATCCTGATCGGCCTTGTGGCCATTCTGGCCTTTGTTGGTCTTAATGGTCTGGTCTTAGTTTACCTGGAAAGAAAAATCGCCGGACATGTTCAAAGGCGTCCAGGTCCCTTTGAAGTCGGGCCACATGGAATTTTACAGCCGCTGGCTGACGCTGTTAAACTTGTTGGTAAGCAACTAATCACGCCAAAAGGTGCTGATGCAGTGCTTTACTGGGCCGCGCCCATTATTTCCTTTGCTCCGGCCATTGTCTGCTTTTTACCCATACCCTTTGGGCCAACCCTTACGAATATCAATATTAATGCAGGTTTAGTTTTAATTTTAGCTTTTACAGGATTAAATGTCCTGGCCTTGTGTCTGGCCGGATGGAGTTCCCAGAACAAATGGTCTCTCTTGGGGGCAGCCAGGGATATTTCTCAGTCTGTAGCTTATGAAATCCCCCTGCTCCTTTCAATTTTGCCTATCATGATGCTTAGTGGCAGTCTTAACCTCTATGAAATATCCACTTCCCAAGGAGCATGGCCCTGGCAATGGTATATAGTTTATCAGCCCCTGGCCTTCATTATCTTTTTTGTCTGTATCCTGGCAGAAACCAACAGAGCTCCTTTTGACCTGCCGGAAGCTGAAAGCGAACTTACGGCTGGGTTCCACACCGAGTATTCAGGCATGGGCTTTGGACTATTTTTCCTGGCTGAATACTCCTACATGATTGTGGCCTGCGCCATGGCCTCTATTCTCTTTTTGGGAGGTTTTAATGGACCTCTTGCCTCTGGTTGGTGGTGGTTTTTACTCAAAGTTTATGCCCTGCTCATTGTTATGATGTGGCTTAGATGGACTTATCCCCGGGTTCGTTTTGATCAATTGTTAAATATTTGCTGGAAGTGGCTCATTCCTTTGTCTTTGGTAAATCTATTGTTCACAGCATTGGTAATCAAACTGTGA
- a CDS encoding NADH-quinone oxidoreductase subunit D, translating to MLDLKLDTSGDFYTRKFQPTPEEDKLILNMGPQHPSTHGVLRIILEIDGEYILRAEPVLGYVHRMQEKMAEVKTYVQYLPNMGRVDYLHALAWNWAYVGAVEKLMGLEVPERAEYIRVITCELNRINSHLLWWGAYLLDLGAFTPIMYAFADREIVMDILQRITGSRLTYCYYRFGGVSADIDQKFIDDTKEFCKYMRSRFPMYKDLVTDNIILRKRVEDIGHISLETCRKYGATGPVLRGSGKSYDVRRAEPYSVYDRFDFEIPVYNTRDAFARYLVRMDEMEQSLRIIEQALDSLPGGDYIHPKVPKILKPPKGEVYFAVEGARGKIGIHLVSDGSKNPYRLKLRSPSFSNLSLFRDVARGTLLADAVSILGSLDLVIPEIDR from the coding sequence ATGCTCGATCTTAAGCTCGATACCAGCGGAGATTTTTATACCCGTAAATTTCAGCCCACACCAGAAGAAGACAAGCTTATTTTAAACATGGGTCCGCAACACCCATCTACCCATGGTGTTTTGCGGATCATCTTGGAAATAGATGGCGAATACATTTTAAGGGCTGAGCCGGTTTTAGGGTACGTTCACCGCATGCAGGAAAAGATGGCAGAGGTGAAAACCTATGTCCAATATCTGCCTAACATGGGCCGTGTAGATTATCTACATGCCCTGGCCTGGAATTGGGCCTATGTAGGTGCGGTGGAAAAGCTCATGGGGCTAGAAGTCCCTGAACGGGCCGAGTATATTCGGGTTATTACCTGCGAACTAAACCGTATAAACTCCCATCTCTTGTGGTGGGGGGCCTATCTTTTAGACTTGGGTGCTTTTACTCCCATTATGTACGCTTTTGCTGATCGCGAAATTGTCATGGACATTTTGCAAAGGATAACCGGCTCAAGACTTACCTATTGTTACTATCGTTTTGGGGGAGTAAGCGCTGATATTGACCAGAAGTTTATCGATGACACCAAAGAGTTCTGTAAATACATGCGTTCGCGCTTTCCCATGTATAAAGATCTGGTCACAGACAACATAATCTTGCGCAAAAGAGTAGAAGACATCGGTCATATTAGTTTAGAGACCTGCCGTAAATATGGGGCCACCGGCCCGGTCTTGCGGGGTTCAGGAAAATCCTATGACGTACGCCGAGCTGAACCATATTCTGTCTATGATCGCTTTGATTTTGAAATTCCTGTCTACAATACTAGAGACGCTTTCGCCAGATATCTGGTGCGCATGGATGAAATGGAGCAGAGTCTGCGCATTATTGAACAGGCACTGGATAGCCTGCCGGGAGGGGACTATATTCATCCCAAGGTACCCAAAATTCTCAAACCTCCAAAGGGCGAAGTATATTTTGCTGTCGAAGGTGCAAGAGGAAAAATTGGCATCCACCTGGTGAGCGACGGCTCAAAAAATCCATATCGACTCAAGCTACGCTCACCTAGCTTTTCGAATTTAAGCCTTTTTAGAGATGTAGCCAGAGGTACGCTTCTGGCCGATGCAGTGTCCATTTTAGGTAGTCTGGACCTTGTTATCCCGGAGATTGACCGATGA
- a CDS encoding monovalent cation/H+ antiporter subunit D family protein, whose protein sequence is MTKFIASAVILLPLGITLVAPFFIWLLRKNINLREAVSLVAASATFLSVLSLVPKVLAGHIYLFQLFELLPGITVKFCVDGLSLIFAVVASFLWIFATSYNIGYMRSLKEHAQTRYYFCFAVAIFGAIGVAFSANIFTLYLFYEIITVFTYPLVAHHQDEDAYIGARKYIVYLMGTSKLFLLPAMIMTYVLAGTLDFHLGDMVQGIFPPSADPFWVTITYILFIAGLAKAAIMPLHNWLPSAMVAPTPVSALLHAVAVVKAGVFSISRVILSGFGIQTMDALNLGIPTAYLAAFTIVIASVIALTKDDLKARLAYSTVSQLSYIIIGVAMLTPMAITGGLAHIAHHAFSKITLFFAAGAIYVATHLKKISLMSGLGRKMPWTFGAFAIASLSMIGVPPVCGFVSKWYLINGAVDINRVILLAALLLSTALNAGYFGPIVYKAFFEQPKPEVNIAEIKEAPLTMVIPLTLTAIISVLLGLYPEPFLQFIRIFGGG, encoded by the coding sequence ATGACTAAATTCATCGCCTCTGCCGTTATTCTTTTGCCTTTGGGAATTACCCTTGTGGCTCCATTTTTTATCTGGCTACTTAGAAAAAATATAAACTTACGCGAAGCCGTCTCTTTGGTTGCTGCCTCTGCCACTTTTCTTTCAGTATTATCCTTGGTCCCTAAAGTACTTGCCGGTCACATCTATCTCTTTCAGCTATTTGAGCTTTTGCCAGGAATCACGGTCAAGTTCTGTGTAGATGGCTTAAGTCTTATTTTTGCTGTCGTTGCATCTTTTCTATGGATTTTTGCCACCAGTTATAACATCGGCTACATGCGTTCTTTAAAAGAACACGCCCAGACCAGATATTATTTCTGTTTTGCTGTAGCCATTTTTGGAGCCATTGGCGTAGCTTTCAGTGCGAACATCTTTACCCTGTACCTATTTTACGAAATCATTACTGTTTTCACCTACCCCCTTGTGGCCCACCATCAGGATGAAGATGCCTATATAGGAGCCAGAAAATACATCGTCTATTTAATGGGTACATCTAAACTCTTTTTGCTTCCTGCCATGATTATGACCTATGTCCTGGCAGGGACCCTAGACTTTCACCTAGGCGATATGGTCCAGGGTATTTTTCCACCCAGTGCTGATCCTTTTTGGGTCACTATAACCTATATTTTGTTTATAGCCGGCTTGGCCAAGGCAGCCATCATGCCCCTGCACAACTGGCTGCCTTCAGCCATGGTTGCACCAACTCCTGTTTCTGCCCTTCTGCACGCTGTGGCAGTAGTTAAGGCTGGTGTCTTTTCTATCAGCCGAGTCATCCTTTCCGGCTTTGGTATCCAGACTATGGATGCCTTAAACTTAGGCATTCCAACGGCCTATCTGGCAGCATTTACCATTGTCATAGCTTCTGTCATCGCCCTGACCAAAGACGACCTTAAAGCACGGCTGGCCTACTCAACTGTCAGTCAGCTTTCGTATATCATTATCGGTGTGGCCATGCTCACTCCCATGGCCATAACCGGAGGGTTGGCCCATATCGCACACCATGCCTTTAGTAAAATCACTCTATTTTTTGCTGCTGGTGCCATTTATGTAGCCACCCATTTAAAAAAAATCAGCCTTATGTCTGGCCTGGGCAGAAAAATGCCATGGACCTTTGGCGCCTTTGCCATAGCCTCTCTAAGCATGATTGGCGTGCCGCCAGTATGCGGATTTGTCAGTAAATGGTATCTGATCAATGGGGCAGTGGACATAAACAGGGTTATATTACTTGCGGCCCTTCTTCTAAGTACAGCTTTAAATGCCGGCTATTTTGGCCCCATAGTGTATAAAGCTTTTTTTGAACAACCTAAGCCGGAAGTAAATATTGCAGAGATCAAAGAAGCCCCGCTGACCATGGTCATTCCCCTGACCCTTACAGCGATTATCTCAGTCCTCTTGGGCCTTTATCCTGAGCCGTTCCTACAATTCATCCGCATCTTTGGTGGAGGTTAA
- a CDS encoding DUF169 domain-containing protein: MDYNEIRKELIWNVRLDFDPVGIRFIYDESEIPKLFVTHKAKAKITYCQFLTAVRQQRMSFFMEPGKLLCQNAYPVFGFRELEKEADTKRHMKYLMDEELAWDAVQQKAKLKKGCKGIYMAPIDFYDRIELDPDIVFMICTPYQAYHILNDYMGAMRRPNLTFFHTPNSAVCSGSVWAYNNNTANMTTMCAGSKTSGKTEMGYVNVFIPGEHIGPLVERQKQRCEQGQGASLLGKGAQPWPGLDVCKGCPLLKFEEL, from the coding sequence ATGGATTATAATGAAATTCGTAAAGAATTGATCTGGAATGTTAGATTGGATTTTGATCCTGTAGGTATCAGGTTTATCTATGATGAATCTGAAATTCCTAAACTGTTTGTTACCCATAAAGCAAAGGCAAAAATTACATACTGCCAATTTTTGACTGCTGTAAGACAACAAAGAATGTCTTTTTTTATGGAACCAGGAAAACTTTTATGTCAAAATGCTTATCCAGTTTTTGGTTTTAGAGAACTTGAGAAAGAAGCAGATACTAAGCGACATATGAAATATTTAATGGATGAAGAGCTTGCATGGGATGCTGTACAACAAAAGGCAAAGCTTAAAAAGGGTTGCAAAGGTATTTATATGGCACCAATTGACTTTTATGATCGCATTGAATTGGATCCTGATATTGTTTTCATGATCTGCACTCCTTATCAAGCATATCATATATTAAACGATTATATGGGAGCTATGAGAAGACCAAATCTGACTTTCTTTCATACTCCGAATTCTGCTGTTTGTTCTGGAAGTGTATGGGCTTATAACAATAATACAGCTAATATGACCACCATGTGTGCAGGTTCCAAGACATCTGGTAAGACTGAAATGGGATATGTGAATGTTTTTATTCCGGGTGAACATATTGGGCCTCTGGTTGAGCGTCAGAAACAAAGATGTGAACAAGGGCAGGGCGCTTCACTTCTGGGTAAAGGCGCTCAGCCATGGCCAGGACTGGATGTTTGTAAGGGGTGTCCTTTGCTTAAATTTGAGGAGCTTTAA